In the Candidozyma auris chromosome 5, complete sequence genome, TTCTGAACaagtttttgtttttgagagTGTCCTGGATCATTGTGGAAAAATGTCTAATTCTTAGGGACATGGTGGTCTGGGCTCGGGAATCATAAGCGGTTATATACGTTTGGCTTGCTCGGGTAGCAAAGTAGTGCACCTGCGCTAGACACAATGGATCGTGGGGAGTGCGAAGAGACCTGCCTAATCGAGGAACGGACGTGTTAGCGGGAATCGTCGAGGGTGGTGCTAGCGGCTTTTTCAAAGACCACTGGTGGCCAAGCGGGAACCAGACAAGCGAGCGATATCGAGATGGACTATAACGTCGATCCCGGAGTTTCTAAATTAATGGCCTCTGACATGCTTCTCACCGTTCCAAGGATTTTATGTCAGTGGATGTAGTTACaccatttcgcagccatttggcAGCCTCACGAAATAAAGGAAATAAAGCCATTGGCTCCTCTGAAACGTTCTTGTATTAAATAttttccaacttcttcctGGGAGCTATCACACTCTGCTTGTGCAGTGTCATTTTTGTGAGCTTACCGCAATTCTATATCAACGTACTTATTAGTCTCTCCACCAGGCGTAGATATGTTTACGACTAGGTGCTCCTATGAACTGAGAGATATATTCAAAAAACTTCTGACTCGTCTCCAAATACTGGCAGACGGTTCCAGACCCGTCTGAGAAAAATTTAGAGAATACACTTACCTGGAGGCTAGCGAAAGAGGTCTCCCACACAAACCTTCCATCAAACATTTGCTCTCTTGACTTGTTGGTGTAATACTCTTTCAAATCTATTGCCAAATATCTACATTGTAATGACGCCTCATTTCTATAAGAGCCTGCAACACTCTTCTCAGGAACCATATGTGAAGTTGTGATGGAACCAGGAAAGTGCAAGGCAAAAATTAAAAACCTAGCCAGGAAACTACTTAGAAAACAATCGCCCAGAGCACCAAGTGCCCCCGAGCGCTATGCTTTATGCTCATGGATTGCTACTAGCAATATATCTATATGGAACCAGTCCTATGCGCTTGTGACCTTGTAGTAATGCAGAGGCTCGTCGTCACTCGTAACCTGCTTGTCCACTCActcatcgtcgtcgtcagaCAAGCTTCCCACATCACTCaactcgtcgtcgtcattCTCCTCCTCGGAGTTCTCGTGTTCCTTTGTCAGAAGATCCTCCAGGGCAAACTGCCGCAcatacttcttcaccatctctGTGTACTTGGCCTCGTCCttgttcatcaagttggaCGCCTCCGTGTTGAGCGGGTCGCTAGGGTTGGCGTATCGCAACAAGTGAGGCAAGAAGTTCTCGAAAATGTTCAAAAGCCCGAACATCGGCGACCACGTCTGGTTGATCACATCCAAACACACCGATCCGCTTCCTTCGTCGATGTTGGGGTGGTagatcttgttgacaaaCCCGATCGAGGGCAGTTTCAACGGGTACTGGTCAGGCAACTCCACTCTCACCTTCCAGGTGCCACCGGCGTAAGGAGTGTCCTTGGGGCCCTTGAAAATGACGTAAAACTGTTGCATGGAGTCCTCGATTAAGTTGACCTCATGGTcactcatcatcaagtccATGACATCTTTTTCCATGcgtcttcttgagctcataCTGTGGGTGTTCTATATTGTAGAGTATATTGAGGTTAACTCGAAAGATAAGGTGAGCATTTTGGTGGGGGTCGCATGCACCCACTTAGAGAGCGCACCCACCAACCACAGAGTAAGGAACGTGACAAACGTGACTCAACGGGCATTTCGGCGGTGGCGAACGAGGGCGCTCCAACAAGTCTAAATAACTCAAcctttgcttttttttttttcttgcaaATGCTACATAGTGGTGTTATTATGGGGGACTCAGTTTTTGACCACGCTAGTATCGTGTGAgtggtggctgcgaaatgccTTAATAGTGTGGACCGGCAACTGTGGGTACTTTGGTGGAGGTTATAATGAACACACTCTTAGAATTTGAATTTCAGCCGACGTATTACTTCTTGTTTTCGGGTCTACCGCGTGTTCATAGCCGAACGAAATCTGCTTACTATTCATACTATTCTACAACCAACACTATGCTCTTAGTCATTCTATCTCATTAGGCCACTCTCTCCGCTCCACTTAGCTTAACAGCAGCACCATACTTCTGCAACTTCGTCAACAAACCATCTCCTTGTTTGATCAACTGGTGGTACTGGCTGTTTTTGTTGTCTGGTCTGTTGGTCTCGATGATTCCATTCACCTTGTCAATATAGCAGTTTAACTTGTTGTTGGGGATAAAACGGCACAAGTCCGCATCTAAAAACTCCTCGCTGACGTTGAAGTTGCGGGCCATAGATTTCAATGACAACGACTTGTACGACTCTAATAATTGCGCGTAAGCCTTGCATCTCATCTCTCTCATGAAGTAGTTGGCGTGAACTCTGAGGAACTTGttggtcaacaacaactcaTCGTACGTCTCCAAAAGGTACTGGAAAAAGCAGTTGTACTGGCAAGTGTACAAGGAGTTAGTCAAGCTCACAAGAGGCTCCAACTGCTTGGCGCTGGAATATATGGACAAGATCTCTGGCGAGTCGACAATCTTTGATTTTAAGTCTACTCTATCCAACGAGAGTACCCCGGAAATTATAGCATATTGCGCAATTTGCTCATACGAGCACAACTCTGTCGAGGTGAATGTCGCCAAGGAGTCAATCAATAACTTGGCTGCTTCGCCAAAATTACGAGTGGCCAAATGGTAAATGCCTCTATAAGTTTTCGTTCTGTTTCGGCGTTCCCAATCGCCACCTTTCTCGATCCATGTCTCCACCTCATCCAATTTCTTAGACACGGCGTTCAAATCGTCAAAGAAGAACTCCAATCTggccaaggtcaacaaGATATCAATTTTTGATCCTGTGCTTTGAGACAACTCAAGCAACTTATTGTACGTGGCAGTGGCATTTTGTCTATCAATGATCTCGGTGTAGTATTCTGCAAGCTTGGTGTAGCTAGCCACAAGATCTATTTCTGTTTCCTCCTCGCTTTCCGCTTCCTGGACATCTTTTTTGAGAGCTTTTATTTTCTCCTCGTTGACATCCACCATCTGTTGATAGAAGGCCTCGTCAAACTTGAAATGCTGCGGCAACTCTGAGGTCAAGTACTTGTAATACGGAGCCATGCTgttttccttgatggaTGCGAGAATCTCCagtttgagtttttcagACTCATTGTGGCCGTGTACAATGAGAAACTGCTTCTCAGACAACGTGTAGTTTGGAATTTTAGGGACGTCAGATTCGAATTCGGCCATGATTAGATGGTGATATTTCTCAGTGGCCAAACCG is a window encoding:
- the UBC8 gene encoding E2 ubiquitin-conjugating protein UBC8, with product MSSRRRMEKDVMDLMMSDHEVNLIEDSMQQFYVIFKGPKDTPYAGGTWKVRVELPDQYPLKSPSIGFVNKIYHPNIDEGSGSVCLDVINQTWSPMFGLLNIFENFLPHLLRYANPSDPLNTEASNLMNKDEAKYTEMVKKYVRQFASEDLSTKEHENSEEENDDDELSDVGSLSDDDDE
- the RPN7 gene encoding proteasome regulatory particle lid subunit RPN7, with protein sequence MAEFESDVPKIPNYTLSEKQFLIVHGHNESEKLKSEILASIKENSMAPYYKYLTSELPQHFKFDEAFYQQMVDVNEEKIKALKKDVQEAESEEETEIDLVASYTKLAEYYTEIIDRQNATATYNKLLELSQSTGSKIDILLTLARLEFFFDDLNAVSKKLDEVETWIEKGGDWERRNRTKTYRGIYHLATRNFGEAAKLLIDSLATFTSTELCSYEQIAQYAIISGVLSLDRVDLKSKIVDSPEILSIYSSAKQLEPLVSLTNSLYTCQYNCFFQYLLETYDELLLTNKFLRVHANYFMREMRCKAYAQLLESYKSLSLKSMARNFNVSEEFLDADLCRFIPNNKLNCYIDKVNGIIETNRPDNKNSQYHQLIKQGDGLLTKLQKYGAAVKLSGAERVA